The sequence CCGCGAGCGCCTCCTCCCAGACGACGAGGTAGTCCGTCCCGTTGGAGGCCACCGAGGGCTTCTGCGAGGCGTCAGCCTGCCGGGCGATGGAGATGCCCCAGTCGTCCAGCACCCCTCCCGCGCTCGACACCCGGGTACCGAAGATTTCGAATCGGGACGCGCGGAAGTCCTCCCAGACGACGAGGTAGCCCGTCCCGCTGGAGGCCACCGACGGATACTCCTGGCTGTAGACCTGCGGCTCCGGCACCGGCTGGTCCATGCCCATCTCCGGGGAGAGGGTGGGAGCGAGCGTGGCCGGAAGGACGCTCGACTCCAGCAGTGCCTCGGGCACGACGAACTGGATGGCCCCCGCGTGGAAGCGGGCCTGGAGTGGAGTCCGCCCGCCCGAGGCATCCACCCAGTCGGCATGGCCATGGCGGAAGCCCAGACCGCTCTTCGCATCACGGAAGTGCAGCCCCGCCGCCGAGCCGCCGCTGAAGGCCAGCCCCTGCACGGGCACCGTCAACGACAGGTCCCCCGTGCCCTCGGGGACCGCCTCGAGGACCCATTCCCGCTGGATTCCGGCCTCCGAGTTGCGCAGGTGCTCGGAGAACCCGGCGCGCGTCACCAAGAGGTGCCCGCCCTTCTCCACCCGGGCCCGGACCTCCGTGGCCCGCACCTCGCGAGGCCCCCGGCTCAGGTGAACCGCGCCCAGCGTCAGGGGCGCCCCTTGAATGACTCCGGGGTGAGCCGAAGCGCGCGGGGCCGCGGGCGTGTCCACCCGGAGATGGAGGAATGGCGTCACCGTCAGCCCGTCCGCGCCCGCGCGAACGTCGTACGTGGAATGGCCGCCGCGCCAGCCCGTACCCTCGGGACGGAAGGCGAAGTGGACCTGCCGCATGACAGCCGAGACATCGAATGGCGCGCCGACCTCGGCGGCCGAAGGCGGTGCGGCCTCAGCCGGTGTCCTCTCCTCCTCGGGCGACAAACGGCACGAGAGGACCGAAAGCGTAAAGACAAACCCGAGGACGGTGCGAAGCCAGGCGGTGGCCCGAGAATGCATGAAGGAAGTCATCCTGCCGCGAGAGCCCCCGCCCCAACTGCGCACGAGCGTGAGGAAATTGAGGCGCGGAGCTTCCTCGCAAACAACAATGAAAGACAATCCCCGAAGCCCGGGTAACCCAACACCCCATCCAGGCCGTCCCCGCAAAGCAAGAGGGCCGGCGCCCCATGGGAGCACCGGCCCTCTTTCAATCACTCACATCCGGCGGCTCTCACCGCCCCGGCACTACGACTGGCGGAACTCGGCGTCCACCACGTCGTCCTTCTTGCCGGTGGCCTGCGAGCCCGGAGCCGCGGAGGGGCCGCCGGCGCCCGGCGCACCCTCGGCGCCCGGAGCGCCGCCGGTGGCGCGGTACATCTCTTCGGCCGCCTTGTAGCTGGCCGCCTGGAGCTTATCGAGCGCGGCCTTGATGGCGTCCTTGTCCTGGCCGTCGCGGACCTTGTTGAGCTCCGCCACCGCCTCCTCGATGCCCTTCGCCACGTCGGCGCCGAGCTTGTCCTTGTTCTCCTTCAGCAGCTTCTCCGCCGCGTAGGACTGGCTCTCCGCCTGGTTCTTCACCTCCACCAACTCGCGGCGGGCCTTGTCGGCCGCCTCGTTGGAGCGGGCGTCGGCGACCATCTTCTCCACCTCGTCCTTCGCGAGACCGGACGAGTGGGTGATGGTGACCTTCTGCTCCTTGCTGGTGGCCTTGTCCTTCGCGCTGACGTTGAGGATGCCGTTCGCGTCGATGTCGAACGTCACCTCCACCTGCGGCACGCCGCGCGGCGCCGGCGGAATGCCCGTCAGCTGGAAGCGGCCGAGGCTGCGGTTGTCGCCCGCCATCTCGCGCTCACCCTGCAGCACGTGGATCTCCACCTGCGTCTGGCCGTCCGCGGCCGTGGAGAAGACCTCCGACTTGCGCGTGGGGATGGTGGTGTTGCGCTCGATGAGCTTCGTCATCACGCCACCCAGCGTCTCCACGCCCAGGCTCAGCGGCGTCACGTCCAGCAGGAGGATGTCTTTCACCTCGCCGGAGAGCACGCCCGCCTGCACCGCGGCGCCCACCGCCACCACCTCGTCCGGGTTCACCGAGCGGTTCGGCTCCTTGCCGAACAGCCGCTTCACCGCCTCCTGCACCTTCGGGATGCGCGTGGTGCCGCCCACCAGGACGACTTCGTTGAGGTCCTTCGGGTCCACCCCGGAGTCCTTGAGGCACTTGCGGCACGGCTCCAGCGAGCGCTCGATGAGGTCATCAATCATGGCCTCGAACTTGGCGCGCGTAAGCTTCACGTTGAGGTGCTTGGGGCCGGACGCGTCCGCCGTGAGGAACGGCAGGTTGATGTCCGTCTCCATCGCGGAGGACAGCTCGATCTTCGCCTTCTCCGCCGCCTCCTTCAGGCGCTGGAGCACCATCTTGTCCTTGCTGACGTCGAGCCCGGTGTCCTTCTTGAACTCGCCGATCAGCCAATCCATGATCCGCAGGTCGATGTTGTCGCCGCCCAGGTGCGTGTCACCGTTGGTCGCGAGCACGTCGACCACGCTCTCGCCCACCTCCAGGATGGAGATGTCGAAGGTGCCGCCGCCGAAGTCGTAGACGGCGATCTTCTCGTCCTTCTTCTTGTCCAGGCCGTACGCGAGCGCCGCGGCCGTCGGCTCGTTCACGATGCGCTTCACCGTGAGGCCGGCAATCTCACCCGCGTCCTTGGTGGCCTGGCGCTGGGCGTCGTTGAAGTACGCCGGGACGGTGATGACCGCCTCCGTCACCTTCTCGCCCAGATAGTTCTCCGCCGCCCGCTTCAGCTTCAGCAGCACCTGCGCGCTGATTTCCGGCGCGCTGTACTGCTTGCCGTCGATGTCCACGCGCGCGTCGCCATGGGGGCCACGGGCGACCTTGTAGGGGACCAGCTTGGCCTCCTCGGTCACCTCATCGTGGCGCCGGCCCATGAAGCGCTTGATGGAGTACACCGTCCGCTCGGGGTTGGTGATGGACTGACGCTTCGCCACCTGCCCCACCAGACGCTCCCCATCCTTCGTGAACGCGACCACCGAGGGCGTGATGCGGCTGCCTTCCTCGTTGACGATCACCTTGGGCTCGCGACCCTCCATGATCGCAACCACGCTGTTCGTGGTGCCCAGGTCGATCCCGATAATCTTGCCCACGGTTCCTATCCTCCGGAAAAGACTGCGTTTTTCTGAAAAGCTCCTGATGTACGCCCAACGTAACCACCCACCCCTTCGTGTCAAACGGGTGAGGCGGCTTCCGGTCCCTCCTGTGTGAAGGTGGCCACCCCCGGTGCGTAGCGCAGTGCGCAGGCAGGCATGCGCCGCGTCACGCCCGCGCCACCAACGCGGCACGGGTGCGTAACGCGCTCTACACCTCCGTCACCCTGCGGTAGCAACCGGGCAGCCTGGAGATCAGCAGCCAACGCTGCAACCCCTCGGAATCCCATGCCTGCCCGCCTGCTGACGCCTCGCGTCAGGGCTTGGCGAGAAAAGTGCACAGTCGGGCAGCCGTCGCCATCGGGCGCCCCCAGCCCGAGCCACCCAGGAGCCTGCCGCATGCTCGTCCAGCCCCTCCGCTCTCCGGACTTCCGCCGTGCCACTGCGTCGGACACCGCCACGGAGCCGAAGGTCGCGGTGCTGCTGAACGCCAATGCCCGCAAGGTGGACGCGCGGGTGGTGAAGTCGCTGTCGCACGTGGTGCCGGAGCAGGACCTGTTCCTCTCGCGCTCGCCGCTGGATGCGCGGCGCATCGTCCAGACGGTGCTGGAGCGGGGCTACCCCATGGTCTTCACGGGCGGCGGCGACGGCACGTTCATGGGCTTCGTCAACGAGGTGCTGCACCAGGTGGGGCCGCGCGGCCGCTTCGCGGGCCAGTCCGCGCCCCGCTTCGGCATCCTCAAGCTGGGCACGGGCAACGGCATCGCCAACCACGTCAACGCCTCCAGCACGCGCGGCGACGGCATCCTCAACGACGTGCTGCGCGCTCGCACGGGTGAGGTGCCCGGCTACCGCGCCATGGACCTGCTGCTGGTGGATGGCCAGCGCGCGCCCTTCGCCGGGCTGGGTGTGGATGGCAAGGTGCTCAACGACTACATCTGGGTGAAGGAGAACCTGGGCAAGGGCCTTCTCAAGAGCGTCCTCACCGGCAGCGGCGGCTACTTCTCCGCGGTGGCCTGCAAGACGGTGCCGCACTACCTCACTCACTCCACCTGGGTGGAGTGCGAGGTGGTGAATGGCCAGACCAGCGAGGCGTACCGGCTGGGCGCCGACGGCCGCGCGGTGGGCGAGGCGCTGGCCCCCGGCGAGACGCTCTTCCGTGGCCGGCTGATGATGGCGGCGGCGGGCACCATGCCCTTCTACGGCTACGGCTTCCGCATGTTCCCCTTCGCCAGCGAGCGCCGCGGCTTCATGCAGCTGCGCCTGGGCCAGGTGAAGCCGGGGCAGGTGCTCGCCAACCTGCCGAAGCTGTGGAACGGCCGCTGGTTCCCGGAAGGCCTGCACGACTTCCACGCGCGCGAGGTGACGATTCGCTTCGCCAACCCCATGCCCTTCCAGGTGGGCGGCGACGCGGCCGGCTACCGCGAGCAGGTGACGCTGGCCGTCGCCCCGGAGTCCATCGAGCTGGTGGACTTCAACGGCGCGATGAACTGAGCCCTGACGGGCTCGAGCAGCCCCTCCGCTTCGAGAGGGGCACCTCGCCTCGGGTCGACTTCAGCGGCGCGATGAGGTGAAGCCTTCCGGGCTCGACGCGCCTCTCGTGTGCAAGAGGCCCGCGCTACCCGCGGTCGCGCGACGCCGGAGGCTTCTCGCCCGGCTCCTTGCGGCGGCCCACGACGAAGGCATAGCTGACGCTCGCCTTGCCGTTGCTCTCCTTGTGCAGGGCCAGCTCCTCGCGCAGCCCCGACGCCTGCGCATTCACGGGCACGGACGCGAGCTGCGCCTCGATGTCCCGGTAGAGCGTGTCCAGCTCCGCGTCGTGGAGCGTCTCCGCGGACTCAGGCTCGTAGCCAGCGGACTCCACCGTCTGGAGCAGCTCGCGCGGCAGCAGGAGCGGACCGCCCACGCGGCGCTCCCAGAAGTCCAGCGCGGCCTTCGGAGCGAAGCGCCCCACCCTCGCCGGGAAGGTCATCCCCAGACGGCCCCGCTTCGCCAGCAAGGGCCGCATGCCCGTCAGCGTGTTTCGCAGCGGGTACAGCACGTGGCCCTGGATGAGGATGGCGTTGAAGCTGCCCTCGGGCAGGCCCAGCGCGTCCAACGACACGCGCCGCACCTCGAGCCTGTCTCCGAGGCCCTGCGACTTCACCCGCTCACGCAGCGCGGCCAGCAGGTAGTCGTCCGTGTCCGCGGCCACCACCGAGCAGCCCAGCTCCTTCACCAGCAGCAGCGCGGCGCCACAATCCGGACCACAGCCCAGCACCAGCACCCGCGCCCCCGGCTCCAGCTGGGCCACCTTCGCGAAGCGGCGCGTCGACTCGTCCGAGCCGAAGGCGCGACGGACTCCTGCGGGGTGGAACAGCGGGAAGGGCTCGGGGGGGCTCATGGGATTCCTAATATACCTGCCCCGTCCGGACTTCCAGCCACGCACCCGCCCC comes from Pyxidicoccus parkwaysis and encodes:
- the dnaK gene encoding molecular chaperone DnaK; its protein translation is MGKIIGIDLGTTNSVVAIMEGREPKVIVNEEGSRITPSVVAFTKDGERLVGQVAKRQSITNPERTVYSIKRFMGRRHDEVTEEAKLVPYKVARGPHGDARVDIDGKQYSAPEISAQVLLKLKRAAENYLGEKVTEAVITVPAYFNDAQRQATKDAGEIAGLTVKRIVNEPTAAALAYGLDKKKDEKIAVYDFGGGTFDISILEVGESVVDVLATNGDTHLGGDNIDLRIMDWLIGEFKKDTGLDVSKDKMVLQRLKEAAEKAKIELSSAMETDINLPFLTADASGPKHLNVKLTRAKFEAMIDDLIERSLEPCRKCLKDSGVDPKDLNEVVLVGGTTRIPKVQEAVKRLFGKEPNRSVNPDEVVAVGAAVQAGVLSGEVKDILLLDVTPLSLGVETLGGVMTKLIERNTTIPTRKSEVFSTAADGQTQVEIHVLQGEREMAGDNRSLGRFQLTGIPPAPRGVPQVEVTFDIDANGILNVSAKDKATSKEQKVTITHSSGLAKDEVEKMVADARSNEAADKARRELVEVKNQAESQSYAAEKLLKENKDKLGADVAKGIEEAVAELNKVRDGQDKDAIKAALDKLQAASYKAAEEMYRATGGAPGAEGAPGAGGPSAAPGSQATGKKDDVVDAEFRQS
- a CDS encoding SAM-dependent methyltransferase, with protein sequence MSPPEPFPLFHPAGVRRAFGSDESTRRFAKVAQLEPGARVLVLGCGPDCGAALLLVKELGCSVVAADTDDYLLAALRERVKSQGLGDRLEVRRVSLDALGLPEGSFNAILIQGHVLYPLRNTLTGMRPLLAKRGRLGMTFPARVGRFAPKAALDFWERRVGGPLLLPRELLQTVESAGYEPESAETLHDAELDTLYRDIEAQLASVPVNAQASGLREELALHKESNGKASVSYAFVVGRRKEPGEKPPASRDRG
- a CDS encoding diacylglycerol/lipid kinase family protein, encoding MLVQPLRSPDFRRATASDTATEPKVAVLLNANARKVDARVVKSLSHVVPEQDLFLSRSPLDARRIVQTVLERGYPMVFTGGGDGTFMGFVNEVLHQVGPRGRFAGQSAPRFGILKLGTGNGIANHVNASSTRGDGILNDVLRARTGEVPGYRAMDLLLVDGQRAPFAGLGVDGKVLNDYIWVKENLGKGLLKSVLTGSGGYFSAVACKTVPHYLTHSTWVECEVVNGQTSEAYRLGADGRAVGEALAPGETLFRGRLMMAAAGTMPFYGYGFRMFPFASERRGFMQLRLGQVKPGQVLANLPKLWNGRWFPEGLHDFHAREVTIRFANPMPFQVGGDAAGYREQVTLAVAPESIELVDFNGAMN